One genomic window of Desmospora activa DSM 45169 includes the following:
- the mraY gene encoding phospho-N-acetylmuramoyl-pentapeptide-transferase — protein MDFSLILTALGVSFGLTVLFGPLVIPLLRRLKFGQAIRQEGPQAHQAKAGTPTMGGVIFLTALVFTVIPVSKMFQVDNTFADIFFLLFAILGYGIVGFLDDYIKVVMKRNLGLTSRQKLLGQLFIGCVLFWVLLEVRVNRGQYESISELHIPGTEIQWELNWLYLPLLVLILVAASNAVNLTDGLDGLVGGTAAIAYGAYAIIGLMQGNPHVVIFSTAVAGTMLGFLVFNANPAKVFMGDTGSLALGGGLAALAVITKTELLLVLIGGVFVIETLSVIIQVISFRFTGKRVFRMSPLHHHFELVGWSEWKVVTVFWSVGILFAAAGIGLYALTG, from the coding sequence TTTCTTTGATTCTTACAGCTTTAGGTGTGTCGTTTGGATTAACCGTATTGTTTGGTCCCTTGGTGATCCCGCTGCTAAGACGGCTGAAGTTTGGGCAGGCCATTCGACAGGAAGGGCCTCAAGCCCATCAAGCCAAAGCGGGCACTCCAACCATGGGCGGGGTTATCTTTCTGACGGCGTTGGTGTTTACCGTGATCCCGGTGAGTAAAATGTTTCAGGTGGACAATACCTTTGCCGATATCTTTTTTCTGTTGTTCGCCATTTTGGGTTATGGGATCGTCGGTTTCCTGGATGACTACATAAAAGTCGTGATGAAACGGAACCTCGGATTGACATCTCGACAAAAATTACTGGGACAGTTGTTTATCGGTTGTGTTTTGTTCTGGGTGTTGTTGGAGGTACGGGTGAACCGGGGGCAGTATGAATCTATTTCCGAACTGCACATACCGGGGACAGAGATCCAATGGGAGCTAAATTGGCTGTATCTGCCTTTGTTGGTGCTGATCTTGGTGGCTGCTTCCAATGCGGTCAACCTGACCGACGGCTTGGATGGATTGGTAGGCGGCACAGCTGCAATCGCCTATGGCGCATATGCCATTATTGGTCTGATGCAGGGAAATCCTCATGTCGTCATCTTTTCCACTGCAGTAGCCGGAACGATGCTAGGATTCCTCGTTTTTAACGCCAATCCCGCCAAAGTGTTTATGGGAGATACCGGTTCTTTGGCGCTGGGCGGCGGTCTTGCTGCGCTGGCGGTCATTACCAAGACAGAGCTGTTGTTGGTGTTGATCGGCGGGGTGTTTGTGATTGAGACTCTCTCTGTCATCATTCAGGTGATCTCATTCCGCTTTACCGGAAAAAGAGTCTTCCGTATGAGCCCTCTACATCACCACTTTGAGTTGGTCGGATGGTCAGAGTGGAAAGTGGTAACCGTATTCTGGTCCGTAGGTATCCTGTTTGCTGCTGCTGGAATCGGGTTATATGCCCTGACGGGCTAA
- the spoIIM gene encoding stage II sporulation protein M: MKRNKSRVGRVGRASQVLQSHVQNQMSLYLFVVVLFMMGVIFGAVIVNTLSPVQKENLLTYLGHFFRGMAQDSIAEPRVAFQHTLGDHLKTVGLMWILGVSVIGMPLIYVLIFIKGLVIGFTVGFLVNQLSWQGLWFAFLAVVPHNLLVVPALMIVAVGGTAFSMLLARNRLILRRGTIYPQFLSYSIMVTAMVGVLVLASFFEAYVSPVLMRWVIPTV; the protein is encoded by the coding sequence GTGAAACGGAACAAAAGTCGTGTCGGCCGTGTCGGCCGTGCTAGTCAAGTGTTGCAGTCCCATGTGCAAAACCAGATGTCGTTGTATCTGTTTGTGGTTGTCCTATTTATGATGGGCGTTATTTTTGGGGCGGTTATCGTCAATACTTTATCCCCCGTACAAAAGGAAAACCTCCTCACTTACCTGGGGCACTTCTTTAGGGGGATGGCGCAGGATTCGATCGCTGAACCCCGTGTCGCCTTTCAACATACTCTGGGAGATCATCTGAAGACGGTAGGGCTGATGTGGATCCTGGGTGTAAGCGTAATTGGGATGCCATTGATCTACGTGCTGATTTTTATCAAGGGGCTGGTGATCGGCTTTACCGTCGGTTTTCTGGTTAACCAACTATCCTGGCAGGGATTGTGGTTTGCTTTTTTGGCGGTGGTCCCTCACAATTTGTTGGTAGTGCCCGCCCTAATGATTGTAGCGGTTGGCGGAACGGCTTTCTCGATGTTATTGGCCCGAAATCGGTTGATTCTGCGGCGCGGAACGATTTATCCCCAGTTTTTATCCTATTCGATTATGGTGACGGCGATGGTTGGCGTACTAGTGCTTGCTTCCTTTTTTGAAGCCTATGTCTCTCCTGTTTTAATGCGGTGGGTGATACCGACGGTCTAG
- a CDS encoding Fur family transcriptional regulator, with amino-acid sequence MEERVKQIKQQLSAHSYKLTPQREATVRVLLENEQDHLSAEDVYLLVKEKAPEIGLATVYRTLELLSDLQIIHKLNFGDGVTRYEFRAEDAEHHHHHLICLHCGTVDEITDDWLGPIEKRVEKEFDFQIIDHRLTFHGICHRCKDQVKDPKKLVGSKVT; translated from the coding sequence ATGGAAGAGAGAGTCAAACAAATCAAGCAGCAATTGTCTGCGCACAGTTACAAATTAACCCCCCAACGGGAAGCAACCGTCCGCGTCCTGCTGGAAAACGAACAGGATCATCTCAGCGCGGAAGATGTCTACCTGTTGGTCAAGGAAAAAGCGCCCGAGATCGGTTTGGCCACCGTGTATCGTACACTGGAGCTCTTGAGTGACCTACAGATCATCCATAAGCTTAACTTTGGAGATGGGGTAACCCGTTATGAGTTTCGGGCGGAGGATGCAGAGCACCATCATCATCATCTGATCTGCCTCCATTGCGGAACGGTGGACGAAATTACCGATGATTGGTTGGGGCCGATTGAAAAACGGGTGGAGAAGGAATTTGACTTTCAGATTATCGATCACCGGTTGACCTTTCATGGGATCTGTCACCGGTGTAAAGATCAAGTGAAAGATCCCAAAAAATTGGTGGGTTCCAAAGTAACGTGA
- the ald gene encoding alanine dehydrogenase: MIVGVPREVKDNENRVAISPAGVDALVGAGHEVWIEQGAGEGSGFPDEAFSEHGARIVPDATDVWGGAELVLKVKEPQPSEYDYFREGLNLFTYLHLAPEPELTRALMEKKVTAIAYETIQLDNGSLPLLTPMSEVAGRMSVQIGAQFLEKPHGGKGVLLGGVPGVLPGNVVIIGGGVVGTNAAKMALGLGANVTMLDLNPDRLRQLDDIFHGQVRTLMSNPYNMGQAVQNADLLIGAVLIPGHRAPRLVTEEMVKTMSPGSVIVDVAIDQGGSIETIDRVTTHSDPVYIKHDVVHYAVANIPGAVARTSTYALTNVTIPYAVQIANKGVEQALKESRPLARGVNVIDGHVAYEAVAHDLNLPFRPLDDILEEPVLG; the protein is encoded by the coding sequence ATGATTGTCGGTGTTCCCAGAGAAGTGAAAGATAATGAGAATCGGGTGGCCATCTCCCCGGCGGGAGTGGACGCGTTGGTGGGAGCCGGACATGAAGTTTGGATTGAGCAGGGAGCCGGAGAAGGGAGTGGTTTTCCGGATGAAGCTTTTTCTGAACACGGTGCCCGAATTGTGCCAGATGCGACTGATGTCTGGGGTGGAGCGGAATTAGTTTTAAAAGTGAAAGAGCCACAACCTTCGGAGTATGATTACTTCCGCGAGGGACTTAATCTATTTACTTATTTGCATCTGGCGCCGGAACCGGAACTGACCCGGGCGTTGATGGAGAAAAAAGTAACCGCGATCGCTTATGAGACGATCCAGTTGGATAACGGATCACTGCCCTTATTGACGCCGATGTCGGAAGTGGCGGGCCGGATGTCGGTGCAGATCGGCGCTCAATTTTTGGAGAAACCCCATGGAGGAAAAGGGGTTCTGCTTGGTGGCGTTCCAGGAGTATTGCCGGGAAATGTCGTTATCATCGGCGGTGGGGTCGTCGGCACCAATGCCGCTAAGATGGCCTTAGGATTGGGTGCTAATGTGACGATGCTGGATTTAAATCCGGATCGTCTGCGCCAGTTGGATGATATTTTTCACGGCCAAGTGCGTACATTGATGTCTAACCCTTATAACATGGGACAAGCAGTGCAAAACGCGGATCTCTTGATCGGTGCCGTGTTGATTCCCGGACACCGCGCTCCCCGCTTGGTGACGGAGGAAATGGTAAAGACGATGTCCCCTGGTTCCGTGATTGTGGATGTTGCCATCGATCAAGGGGGGTCGATTGAGACAATCGATCGAGTCACCACGCACAGCGATCCTGTTTATATCAAACACGATGTCGTCCACTATGCGGTGGCCAACATACCGGGAGCGGTGGCGCGGACCTCCACCTATGCCTTAACCAATGTGACGATTCCATATGCGGTGCAAATTGCCAATAAAGGAGTCGAACAGGCGTTGAAGGAGAGTCGACCGTTGGCTCGCGGAGTCAATGTGATCGATGGGCATGTCGCTTATGAAGCAGTGGCTCATGACCTTAACCTGCCTTTCCGCCCACTGGACGATATTCTTGAAGAGCCAGTTCTGGGCTAA
- a CDS encoding DUF4227 family protein, with the protein MFSLRRVADWIQWLTMFIIWTMILYHVIAILSSWMEPDHRYGEPKGRAVKVFAPSAGQTGYETLWMEIGDRLRLFYRMGE; encoded by the coding sequence ATGTTTTCTCTACGGCGTGTGGCGGATTGGATCCAATGGTTGACCATGTTTATCATCTGGACGATGATTCTCTATCATGTCATCGCCATCCTCTCTTCCTGGATGGAGCCCGACCATCGTTACGGTGAACCGAAAGGACGTGCCGTTAAAGTATTTGCTCCATCCGCCGGTCAGACAGGGTATGAGACGCTGTGGATGGAGATCGGGGATCGCCTGCGCTTGTTTTACCGTATGGGAGAGTAA
- a CDS encoding phosphopentomutase: MALIVLDSVGIGALPDAEKFGDVGVHTVGNIAKVRGLKLPNLASLGLFNIEPVTGNDPVEHPRAHYGKMAEVSAGKDTTTGHWELMGVHTTKPFQTYPHGFPDELIRLFKERTGRGVLGNKPASGTAIIEELGEQHLASGDCIVYTSADSVFQIAAHEEVIPLDELYHICEIARELTLDDRFAVVRVIARPFIGKPGAFKRTANRRDYSVKPPDVTVMNQLQEAGLDCIGIGKISDIYDGEGITRSIKTTDNMDGVDQLLSVMSDAFHGFAFVNLVDFDSKFGHRRDPEGYGNALEEFDQRLPHILESVGEDDLLIITADHGNDPTYKGTDHTREYVPLLVWSPSLREPGASLGVRKTFSDVGATVAANFRLAAPPHGSSFLADLM, translated from the coding sequence ATGGCATTAATCGTGTTGGACAGTGTGGGGATCGGGGCATTGCCGGATGCCGAAAAATTTGGCGATGTCGGTGTACACACCGTGGGCAATATCGCCAAAGTACGGGGGCTGAAGTTACCCAATCTGGCGTCTCTCGGTCTATTTAACATTGAGCCGGTTACTGGGAACGATCCAGTAGAGCATCCCCGCGCGCATTACGGAAAAATGGCGGAAGTCTCCGCCGGTAAAGATACAACCACCGGTCATTGGGAGCTGATGGGGGTACATACAACAAAGCCTTTTCAAACTTATCCCCATGGTTTTCCTGACGAATTGATCCGGTTATTTAAAGAACGAACCGGTCGTGGAGTACTGGGAAATAAACCGGCTTCCGGCACGGCCATCATTGAGGAGTTAGGAGAGCAGCACCTAGCCAGCGGCGATTGTATCGTCTACACCTCGGCGGATAGTGTATTTCAGATTGCAGCGCATGAGGAAGTAATTCCGCTGGACGAGCTGTATCACATCTGCGAGATCGCCCGGGAACTTACCCTGGATGACCGCTTTGCGGTAGTACGGGTGATTGCCCGTCCCTTTATCGGAAAGCCAGGTGCTTTTAAACGGACTGCCAACCGTCGCGATTATTCAGTAAAGCCACCTGATGTCACTGTGATGAATCAGTTGCAGGAGGCGGGACTGGATTGCATCGGTATCGGCAAGATTTCCGATATCTATGATGGGGAAGGGATTACCCGTTCAATTAAGACGACGGATAATATGGACGGTGTGGATCAACTATTGTCGGTGATGAGTGACGCTTTTCACGGTTTCGCCTTTGTCAATTTGGTTGATTTTGACTCCAAATTTGGCCACCGCCGCGATCCGGAAGGGTATGGGAACGCCTTGGAAGAGTTTGATCAGCGCCTGCCACACATTTTGGAGTCGGTGGGCGAAGATGATCTGCTAATCATTACTGCTGATCACGGCAACGATCCCACTTATAAAGGAACGGATCATACACGGGAGTATGTGCCACTGTTAGTGTGGAGCCCGTCGCTGCGTGAACCGGGGGCATCCTTAGGCGTACGAAAAACGTTTTCCGATGTGGGTGCGACGGTGGCTGCCAACTTCAGGCTGGCTGCTCCTCCCCATGGAAGCAGTTTCTTAGCCGATCTAATGTGA
- a CDS encoding purine-nucleoside phosphorylase, translating into MVQQAQEAAAYIGKRSGHRPVIGLVLGSGLGVLAEEIRHADVIPYEEIPHFPVSTVQGHAGQLVLGELEGQTVVAMQGRFHYYEGYGLDQVTFPIRVMKDLGVDRLIVTNAAGGINLDFGAGDLMLIQDHINLMFNNPLFGPNAPEWGVRFPDMSDAYDPSYRQLARRVAEDQNVSLREGVYVGLTGPTYETPAEIRMLRKLGGDAVGMSTVPEVIAARHAGIRVLGISCISNLAAGILDQPLSHDEVMETAEQVKPRFIRLVKGIIKDIRSV; encoded by the coding sequence ATGGTACAACAAGCGCAGGAAGCTGCTGCATATATTGGTAAGCGATCCGGTCACCGACCGGTAATTGGGCTGGTGCTGGGATCGGGATTAGGGGTGTTGGCAGAGGAAATTCGCCATGCCGATGTGATTCCTTATGAGGAGATCCCCCATTTTCCCGTATCTACCGTGCAAGGACATGCCGGTCAATTGGTCCTGGGGGAATTGGAAGGACAAACGGTGGTTGCGATGCAAGGCCGTTTTCATTATTACGAAGGATATGGATTGGACCAGGTGACTTTTCCCATTCGAGTGATGAAAGATCTAGGTGTGGATCGATTGATTGTCACCAACGCCGCCGGCGGAATCAATCTGGACTTTGGTGCAGGTGATTTAATGCTGATCCAGGATCATATCAACTTGATGTTTAACAATCCGCTGTTTGGTCCCAATGCGCCGGAATGGGGCGTTCGTTTTCCCGATATGTCAGACGCCTACGATCCTTCTTATCGTCAATTGGCGCGGCGAGTAGCGGAAGATCAAAACGTCTCTCTGCGAGAAGGGGTTTATGTCGGGCTGACAGGGCCTACTTATGAAACACCGGCAGAGATTCGGATGTTGCGAAAGCTGGGTGGAGATGCAGTCGGCATGTCTACTGTTCCCGAAGTAATCGCCGCCCGTCACGCAGGGATTCGTGTCCTGGGTATTTCTTGTATTTCCAATCTGGCGGCGGGCATCCTGGATCAACCCCTTTCTCATGATGAAGTGATGGAGACCGCAGAGCAGGTAAAACCTCGTTTTATTCGGTTGGTAAAAGGAATTATCAAAGATATTCGTTCGGTATGA
- a CDS encoding purine-nucleoside phosphorylase, with amino-acid sequence MGRYEQIQAAKEMIQSRSSHQPVIGLILGSGLGDLADEIEAADVIAYTDIPHFPESTVEGHAGQLVIGRLAGQTVVAMQGRFHYYEGYSQQEVVFPVYVMKALGVKTLIATNACGGMNAAFQAGDLMVIEDHLNMTGSNPLLGPNEERLGVRFPDMSNAYDKDLIQLAHDVAEKQGLSLQQGVYAAISGPAYMTPAELVMLRNLGGDTVGMSTAPEVIAARHSGLRCLGISCITDMAIGEELEPLTHEQVVEVANRTKPRFIRLVKGIVAEVAV; translated from the coding sequence ATGGGGCGTTATGAGCAAATCCAAGCAGCTAAAGAAATGATTCAAAGCAGAAGTTCACATCAACCGGTGATCGGCTTAATTTTAGGTTCTGGTTTAGGGGATTTGGCTGATGAGATTGAAGCAGCGGATGTGATTGCATATACCGATATCCCTCATTTTCCGGAATCGACTGTGGAGGGACATGCCGGTCAACTGGTAATCGGGAGGCTGGCGGGGCAAACCGTGGTGGCGATGCAGGGACGCTTTCACTATTATGAAGGGTACTCGCAACAAGAGGTTGTCTTCCCGGTTTATGTGATGAAAGCACTGGGGGTTAAGACGTTAATCGCTACCAATGCTTGCGGTGGGATGAACGCCGCTTTCCAAGCGGGGGATCTGATGGTGATTGAAGATCATCTCAATATGACAGGCAGCAATCCGCTGCTCGGCCCCAATGAAGAGCGGTTAGGTGTCCGTTTTCCCGATATGTCCAACGCTTATGATAAAGATTTGATCCAATTGGCTCACGACGTCGCGGAAAAACAAGGGCTTTCCTTGCAACAGGGGGTGTATGCCGCTATTAGCGGACCCGCCTATATGACACCGGCAGAGTTGGTGATGTTGCGCAACCTGGGCGGTGATACCGTCGGCATGTCGACCGCTCCTGAAGTGATTGCCGCACGTCACTCTGGCTTGCGATGTCTCGGTATCTCCTGTATCACCGATATGGCGATTGGAGAAGAGTTGGAGCCGCTAACCCATGAACAAGTCGTAGAGGTGGCCAATCGGACCAAACCGCGCTTTATCCGCTTGGTAAAAGGGATTGTGGCAGAGGTGGCGGTGTGA
- a CDS encoding pyrimidine-nucleoside phosphorylase: MRASEMIRKKRDGVALSSDELRFLIQGYAEGKIPDYQLSAWAMAVYFQGMDARETADLTLEMVRSGDEVNLSSIRGIKVDKHSTGGVGDTTTLVLGPMVAACGVPVAKLSGRGLGHTGGTVDKLESFPGFSTSLSIDAFIQQVNDIGIALMGQTADLTPADKQLYALRDVTATVDSIPLIASSIMSKKIAAGADAIVLDVKTGAGAFMKTEERARELAEAMVRIGKHVGRRTIAVISDMDQPLGRAVGNALEVREAIETLRGEGPPDLTELCLELGAYMLILGGRADTPEEAKALLRARINDGTALDQLRRFVQAQGGDTRVVDHPDLLPQADEVIAVKAKRSGTVAAMEAETIGLCAMKLGAGRETKESTIDHGVGIELEKKVGDSVQAGDTLATLHIRKGGPVAEVSETLQSAISITDTNVSPPVQIKGVVTPDDV; this comes from the coding sequence ATGAGAGCCTCTGAAATGATTCGGAAGAAACGGGATGGGGTTGCGCTTTCATCGGATGAGCTCCGTTTTCTGATTCAGGGATATGCCGAAGGGAAAATCCCTGATTATCAGCTGTCAGCCTGGGCGATGGCCGTTTATTTCCAAGGGATGGACGCCCGCGAAACCGCTGATCTCACCTTGGAGATGGTACGATCCGGGGATGAGGTGAATTTATCGTCGATTCGCGGAATCAAGGTGGATAAACACAGTACCGGCGGGGTGGGAGATACCACCACCTTAGTGTTGGGGCCGATGGTAGCGGCTTGCGGTGTTCCGGTGGCCAAATTATCCGGCCGCGGGTTAGGCCATACTGGAGGAACGGTAGACAAGTTGGAGTCATTTCCCGGTTTTTCCACCAGCTTAAGCATAGACGCTTTTATCCAACAGGTTAATGATATTGGTATCGCGTTGATGGGGCAAACGGCGGATCTTACCCCTGCCGATAAACAATTGTACGCGTTGCGGGATGTGACGGCAACGGTGGATTCGATCCCGCTGATCGCCAGTTCCATTATGAGCAAAAAGATAGCGGCTGGGGCCGATGCGATTGTATTGGATGTAAAAACGGGTGCCGGTGCTTTTATGAAAACGGAGGAGCGGGCGCGGGAGTTGGCCGAAGCGATGGTACGGATCGGCAAGCATGTCGGCCGCCGCACGATTGCAGTGATCAGCGATATGGATCAACCGCTGGGTCGGGCTGTCGGCAATGCATTGGAAGTGCGTGAGGCCATTGAGACACTGCGGGGAGAGGGGCCGCCAGATTTAACGGAGCTCTGCTTAGAGTTGGGTGCCTATATGCTGATTCTGGGCGGACGTGCCGATACACCGGAAGAAGCGAAGGCACTCTTGCGGGCTCGAATCAACGATGGTACCGCCCTGGATCAACTACGCCGCTTTGTACAAGCGCAAGGAGGAGACACCCGTGTGGTCGATCATCCGGATCTCCTACCACAAGCGGATGAAGTGATAGCGGTAAAAGCGAAACGCTCCGGCACCGTGGCTGCGATGGAGGCGGAAACGATCGGCCTGTGTGCCATGAAACTGGGTGCTGGTAGAGAAACGAAAGAATCCACCATCGACCACGGAGTTGGAATCGAATTAGAGAAAAAAGTAGGGGATTCCGTACAAGCGGGGGATACGCTAGCCACTCTGCATATACGGAAAGGTGGACCGGTGGCGGAAGTGAGTGAAACCTTACAGTCCGCCATCAGCATCACCGATACAAACGTCTCCCCTCCGGTACAGATCAAAGGAGTCGTCACACCGGATGATGTCTAA
- a CDS encoding D-alanyl-D-alanine carboxypeptidase family protein has translation MQMRFFMGMLVSFLTLSAAVPTPLAAAAEGELNLAPDARSAILLDADTGTILYEKNSDESLPPASVTKIMTMLLIIEALDHGKISFDDSVRISEHAASMGGSQIYLEPGEAMTVKDLFKAVAVGSANDASVALAEHIAGTEEAFVAQMNERAAKLGMKNTRFQNPNGLPAKDHHTSAKDIAVMSRELLKHKGVTEFTRIYEDYLRKETDNPFWLVNTNRLVKFYEGMDGLKTGFTAEAKYCLSATAKRGNFRLIAVVMGEPNPKARNRETTRMLDYAFSQFTNHVVYRQGDPIAHLHVDKGLRNQIDVRAPQQFSILIKKGENPDQYRTRLQWEELKAPIQKGERLGRVLVEKDGKVVSQLELLSARDIPRAGSWTLFKRTLKKMLFLPEEAPPVEEVPK, from the coding sequence ATGCAAATGCGATTCTTTATGGGAATGTTGGTATCCTTCTTGACGCTATCAGCGGCAGTTCCGACCCCGCTTGCCGCTGCGGCGGAAGGGGAACTAAACCTGGCACCGGATGCGCGTTCCGCCATTTTGCTGGATGCAGATACCGGTACAATCCTCTATGAAAAAAACAGTGATGAGTCCCTTCCCCCGGCAAGTGTCACTAAAATAATGACCATGCTTTTAATCATAGAGGCCTTAGATCATGGGAAGATTTCTTTTGATGATTCAGTTCGAATTAGTGAACACGCCGCCTCCATGGGGGGATCCCAGATCTATCTGGAACCGGGGGAGGCGATGACGGTAAAGGATTTATTTAAAGCGGTGGCGGTGGGTAGCGCCAATGATGCTTCCGTCGCCTTGGCCGAACATATTGCGGGAACGGAAGAAGCGTTTGTTGCGCAAATGAATGAACGAGCGGCAAAATTAGGGATGAAAAACACCCGATTTCAAAATCCAAACGGTCTTCCCGCCAAGGATCACCACACCAGTGCCAAAGATATCGCCGTGATGTCACGAGAACTCCTCAAGCATAAAGGAGTGACCGAGTTTACTCGTATTTACGAAGATTACTTGCGCAAAGAGACGGACAATCCGTTTTGGCTGGTTAATACCAATCGCTTGGTCAAGTTTTACGAAGGCATGGATGGCTTAAAAACCGGATTTACCGCTGAAGCGAAATATTGTCTCTCCGCTACTGCCAAACGGGGGAATTTTCGCTTAATCGCCGTTGTGATGGGTGAACCCAATCCCAAGGCTCGCAATCGCGAAACTACGCGAATGTTGGATTACGCATTTAGTCAATTTACCAATCATGTCGTCTATCGCCAGGGTGATCCGATCGCCCACCTACATGTCGATAAAGGGTTACGCAATCAAATCGATGTTCGTGCCCCACAGCAGTTTAGTATTTTGATTAAAAAAGGGGAAAATCCCGACCAATATCGTACACGTCTGCAATGGGAAGAGCTCAAAGCCCCCATTCAAAAAGGGGAACGATTGGGTCGGGTGTTGGTGGAGAAAGACGGAAAAGTTGTATCACAATTGGAGCTGCTGTCTGCGCGCGATATTCCGCGGGCTGGCTCGTGGACGCTGTTTAAGCGTACGTTGAAAAAGATGCTGTTTCTGCCGGAGGAAGCACCACCGGTTGAAGAAGTTCCCAAATGA
- the spoIIAA gene encoding anti-sigma F factor antagonist, translating into MSLYVDVSHRRNVLIVRLAGELDHHTATEARQRMDTELSKGIYAHMILNLSELSFMDSSGLGVVLGRYRQISEQGGKLFLCSVHPSIHRLFELSGMFKILSLHDNEHAALSACGVAS; encoded by the coding sequence ATGAGTTTATATGTGGATGTATCCCACAGACGGAACGTACTGATCGTCCGCCTGGCAGGGGAATTGGACCACCATACCGCCACAGAGGCACGGCAACGGATGGATACGGAGTTATCCAAGGGAATTTATGCCCATATGATTCTCAACCTGTCCGAGCTTTCGTTTATGGACAGTTCCGGTTTGGGTGTGGTATTGGGGCGGTATCGACAAATCTCGGAGCAAGGTGGAAAGTTGTTTTTATGTTCGGTTCATCCCTCGATTCATCGCTTGTTTGAATTGTCGGGGATGTTTAAAATACTATCACTCCACGATAATGAACATGCAGCATTAAGCGCTTGCGGGGTGGCATCATGA
- the spoIIAB gene encoding anti-sigma F factor, with amino-acid sequence MSDFYNVMELRFASRSENESFARVAVASFISQLDPTMEELTDIKTVVSEAVTNAVIHGYEERTDGMITIRTEIHGTEMVITIEDEGIGIADVTEARQPLYTSKPELERSGMGFTIMENFMDQVEVESKVGKGTRIHLKKRLKTQQQTIRN; translated from the coding sequence ATGAGTGATTTTTACAATGTGATGGAGCTTCGGTTTGCCAGCCGTTCGGAGAATGAATCTTTTGCCCGTGTTGCGGTTGCCTCATTCATTTCGCAATTGGACCCCACCATGGAAGAGTTGACCGATATTAAAACAGTTGTGTCAGAAGCGGTAACCAATGCCGTCATCCATGGATATGAAGAGCGGACTGACGGAATGATCACCATCCGTACCGAGATTCATGGTACCGAAATGGTGATTACGATCGAAGATGAAGGTATCGGGATTGCCGATGTGACGGAAGCGCGCCAACCACTGTATACATCCAAACCGGAGTTGGAACGTTCCGGCATGGGATTTACCATCATGGAAAACTTCATGGATCAGGTGGAAGTGGAGTCAAAAGTGGGAAAAGGAACCCGGATTCACTTAAAGAAGCGCCTTAAAACCCAACAGCAGACCATTCGGAATTGA
- the sigF gene encoding RNA polymerase sporulation sigma factor SigF, whose product MDSDVRNSRHKHLSDTEVKQLIQSSQKGDTEARDRLVRHNIRLVWSVVQRFLNRGYEAEDLFQIGCIGLLKAVDKFDLSYDVKFSTYAVPMIIGEIQRFLRDDGMVKVSRSLKELSNRIRKGKDELTKRLGRSPTVQELAEEMGVTAEEIVFAQEANRTPSSIHETVYENDGDPITLMDQISDESEEAWFDQLALKEAMEQLEERERLIVYLRYFKDQTQSEVAERLGISQVQVSRLEKKIIRRMREEMDGAG is encoded by the coding sequence ATGGATTCCGATGTACGTAATTCCAGACATAAACATCTGTCCGACACTGAAGTCAAACAATTGATCCAATCCAGCCAAAAAGGGGATACCGAGGCGCGCGACCGGCTGGTTCGTCACAATATTCGGCTTGTTTGGTCTGTGGTGCAACGTTTTCTTAACCGCGGGTATGAGGCGGAGGACCTCTTTCAGATTGGTTGTATCGGTTTGCTGAAAGCGGTGGATAAATTTGATCTTAGCTACGATGTGAAATTTTCCACTTATGCGGTGCCGATGATCATCGGAGAGATTCAGCGCTTTCTGCGGGACGACGGCATGGTAAAAGTGAGTCGTTCGTTAAAAGAGCTATCCAACCGCATTCGCAAGGGAAAAGATGAATTGACTAAACGGCTGGGGCGTTCTCCCACGGTACAGGAATTGGCGGAGGAGATGGGGGTGACCGCGGAGGAAATTGTGTTTGCACAGGAGGCCAACCGTACTCCATCATCGATTCATGAAACGGTTTATGAAAATGACGGTGATCCGATTACCCTGATGGATCAAATATCCGATGAATCCGAGGAGGCGTGGTTTGATCAATTGGCTTTAAAAGAAGCGATGGAACAGTTGGAAGAACGGGAGCGCTTAATCGTTTACCTTCGCTATTTTAAAGATCAGACTCAGTCGGAAGTAGCGGAGCGTTTAGGAATTTCACAGGTACAAGTCTCTCGCTTGGAGAAAAAAATCATCCGGCGCATGCGTGAGGAGATGGATGGTGCCGGTTAA